A region of Moorena producens PAL-8-15-08-1 DNA encodes the following proteins:
- a CDS encoding YCF48-related protein: MNLRDNGYRWVATPAPLAGRYDDIFFINPNVGWAVNGNGQILKTEDGGGHWKIQEQLQGVYFRCIHMLDEQIGWVGCVTPRKQLYHTSDGGKNWVLVENLPADAPSAVCGLWVLDQENVFASGTNYPERPARFFKTNDGGQTWFVRDMEDVATLLVDIYFKDDQTGWVVGGRSVRPNPRRSDVVPTVLKTTDGGNTWQDMLGDINVPLGEWGWKIQFLDDDPEFGVVACENLKAGAILITEDGGNSWRRQEIRNSNGQMINENLEGIGFLNRQLGWVGGWGDQVFESGRTSETTDGGFTWSDLTPDWPKPDPGYSCPPSPNIGQYINRFRFVSDGSVTVAYASGNTVYKYTNQELHEPTEREVASNRLLGATELHITADQVLIPLTVPEGATNLSVVLYDRFAGKVRTLLEERNPAEGPRPISWDLRDDSGQKLAPGQFMARVTCDNESESRLIFPERTGDRLALTAMTPHVLRED, encoded by the coding sequence ATGAACTTGAGAGACAATGGCTATCGGTGGGTGGCTACACCAGCACCATTGGCCGGTCGTTATGACGATATTTTTTTCATCAATCCTAATGTTGGTTGGGCTGTTAACGGGAATGGACAAATCCTAAAAACCGAAGATGGCGGAGGTCACTGGAAGATCCAAGAACAGTTACAGGGGGTTTACTTTCGCTGTATTCATATGCTCGACGAACAGATCGGTTGGGTTGGTTGCGTAACCCCAAGGAAACAACTCTACCACACCAGTGATGGCGGTAAAAACTGGGTTTTAGTAGAGAACTTGCCAGCCGATGCCCCCTCAGCCGTTTGCGGACTTTGGGTACTTGACCAAGAGAACGTATTCGCATCAGGAACCAACTACCCCGAACGACCGGCACGCTTCTTCAAAACAAATGATGGCGGTCAAACCTGGTTTGTTAGGGATATGGAAGATGTGGCTACCCTTCTGGTGGATATCTACTTCAAAGATGACCAGACAGGTTGGGTTGTCGGGGGTCGTTCCGTGCGGCCTAACCCCCGTCGTTCTGATGTTGTGCCTACAGTCCTGAAAACAACAGACGGTGGCAACACTTGGCAAGATATGCTCGGAGATATCAATGTTCCATTAGGGGAATGGGGCTGGAAAATCCAATTTTTAGATGACGATCCGGAATTTGGGGTAGTTGCCTGTGAGAATCTGAAGGCAGGGGCGATTTTAATCACTGAAGACGGGGGTAACTCCTGGCGACGACAGGAAATTCGCAACAGCAACGGTCAGATGATTAATGAGAACCTGGAAGGCATTGGTTTTTTGAATCGTCAGCTTGGTTGGGTTGGCGGTTGGGGAGATCAAGTTTTTGAGAGCGGTCGTACTAGCGAGACAACAGATGGCGGTTTCACCTGGAGCGACCTGACCCCCGATTGGCCAAAACCCGATCCGGGCTATTCTTGTCCCCCTAGTCCCAATATAGGTCAATATATCAACCGATTTCGCTTTGTTAGCGACGGGTCTGTCACTGTCGCTTACGCCTCCGGTAACACTGTTTATAAATACACCAATCAAGAATTACACGAGCCAACAGAGAGGGAAGTAGCCAGTAACCGCTTGCTCGGGGCAACGGAACTTCACATCACTGCAGATCAGGTTCTGATTCCCCTCACCGTACCCGAGGGTGCAACAAACTTATCTGTGGTTCTCTATGATCGCTTTGCGGGAAAAGTACGGACGTTGCTAGAGGAACGGAATCCCGCAGAGGGCCCTCGCCCGATCTCCTGGGATTTACGAGATGACAGCGGGCAAAAGTTAGCCCCTGGACAGTTCATGGCGCGCGTCACCTGTGACAACGAATCAGAAAGTCGGCTGATTTTCCCAGAACGCACTGGAGATCGACTCGCCTTAACTGCTATGACTCCCCATGTACTGAGAGAGGACTAA
- a CDS encoding ferritin-like domain-containing protein yields MTKTYEIPLEVLVCQPPSEAAIATLELAKLPLSFEIERNPRDEAALLLTVAAEVEHALMVQYLYAAYSVRDDQTNHETRGRVRSLYQRLAQLAREEMGHLMTVQNLLHLIGAPLNFEREDSPFESKLYPFRFKLEPLSKQSLAKYITAERPAEQGDIDDKTWQRLLYIAKIARRANDGRPIQHVGAIYERLIELFGNAEEGLKDQDFHTDRIDLQGTWDDWGYDEGLGSNDKSESRRVYVDTFEGSHATTLRKEAVKALEIIAEQGEGYGSTVDSHFERFFQLYKDFEKLKNERVEFVWPVATNPSTKPPRTILGKSKLEEYIRAAFEERGYIANPRARNWGHLFNLRYRLLLAFLIHFLRITGRRYVSSGPDKGDRTPRGLLLLWAFDEMRHLKKIAQKMVRLPLKLYDGVTAGPPFQLPYTLDLPDLERDRWRVHLDVVKASLSLVEKALQDDGSPDQKDPFLEDLQRSDRGRLSILEALVAGQSIPTHARTESFQKVARILEEAVRGFSIDAHSNFWAGINREQFVQLHMFNRPFLRRNEDDCNLTAEGSELVSRLESSSKTGKMPRYRPLVDSSRQEFVREWIDAQAPDNEPPGQIGVHHEREPNLEPLPSWEQFRKSERVGYRSDIRPLFRDFDLETLQRLDGIDLNDVENVRANGEKLRERLNEGSLPYDACWSDELIDLFERWIDSGMEN; encoded by the coding sequence ATGACAAAAACCTATGAGATACCCCTAGAGGTTCTGGTTTGTCAACCTCCATCTGAGGCTGCGATCGCAACCCTCGAACTAGCAAAATTGCCCCTGAGTTTTGAGATCGAACGGAACCCGCGAGATGAAGCGGCCTTATTGCTAACGGTCGCAGCCGAAGTAGAACACGCTTTAATGGTTCAGTACCTCTATGCTGCCTATTCCGTGCGCGACGATCAAACAAATCATGAGACAAGGGGACGAGTACGATCGCTCTACCAGCGATTGGCTCAACTAGCACGGGAAGAAATGGGGCATCTGATGACGGTACAGAACTTGCTGCACCTGATTGGCGCTCCCCTAAATTTTGAGCGGGAAGACTCGCCCTTTGAAAGCAAGCTCTATCCATTCCGTTTTAAACTCGAACCCCTATCAAAGCAGTCATTAGCCAAGTATATTACCGCCGAACGGCCTGCCGAACAGGGGGATATTGATGATAAAACATGGCAAAGGCTCCTATATATTGCCAAAATTGCTCGGCGTGCCAATGACGGTCGTCCAATTCAGCATGTGGGAGCGATTTACGAGCGTCTGATAGAACTATTTGGCAATGCAGAAGAGGGACTCAAAGACCAAGACTTTCATACAGACCGAATCGACCTCCAAGGCACCTGGGATGATTGGGGCTACGATGAGGGTCTTGGCAGCAATGATAAGTCTGAGTCTCGACGAGTTTATGTGGATACCTTTGAAGGCTCTCATGCCACCACCTTACGCAAAGAGGCGGTCAAAGCTCTCGAAATCATTGCCGAACAAGGGGAAGGCTATGGCTCTACGGTTGACTCCCATTTTGAGCGATTCTTTCAACTTTACAAAGATTTTGAAAAGTTGAAGAATGAGCGGGTCGAATTTGTCTGGCCAGTAGCAACTAACCCTAGCACCAAGCCGCCGCGTACCATATTGGGGAAAAGCAAGCTTGAGGAGTATATCCGTGCTGCCTTTGAGGAACGGGGCTATATTGCCAACCCTCGCGCCCGTAACTGGGGACACCTGTTCAACTTACGCTATCGGTTACTGCTGGCTTTTTTAATCCATTTCTTGAGAATAACGGGTCGTCGCTATGTATCTTCAGGGCCCGATAAAGGCGATCGCACTCCGCGCGGCCTGTTGCTATTGTGGGCCTTCGATGAAATGCGCCATCTGAAGAAAATTGCCCAGAAAATGGTGCGGCTGCCTCTAAAATTATACGATGGGGTGACGGCCGGCCCTCCTTTCCAGTTGCCCTATACCCTCGATCTGCCAGATTTAGAACGGGATCGTTGGCGAGTCCATTTAGATGTGGTCAAGGCTTCATTAAGCCTAGTGGAGAAAGCGCTTCAGGATGATGGGAGTCCCGACCAGAAAGACCCCTTTTTGGAGGATTTGCAGAGGTCTGATCGGGGACGGTTGAGCATTTTAGAGGCGTTGGTTGCGGGTCAGTCTATCCCCACCCATGCTCGGACAGAATCTTTCCAAAAGGTGGCTCGCATTCTAGAAGAAGCAGTGCGGGGGTTTTCTATCGATGCCCACAGCAATTTCTGGGCGGGAATCAATCGCGAGCAATTTGTGCAATTGCATATGTTTAATCGGCCTTTTCTCCGTCGCAATGAAGACGACTGCAACCTGACCGCAGAAGGATCGGAACTAGTAAGTCGATTAGAGAGTTCTAGTAAAACTGGCAAAATGCCCCGCTATCGACCGTTAGTAGATAGTTCTAGACAAGAGTTTGTCCGCGAGTGGATTGATGCTCAAGCACCAGATAACGAGCCACCAGGACAGATTGGTGTTCACCACGAACGAGAACCCAACCTTGAGCCCCTGCCATCTTGGGAACAGTTCCGAAAATCTGAGCGGGTGGGGTACAGATCGGATATTAGACCACTCTTTCGAGATTTTGATCTGGAAACACTGCAACGGTTAGACGGTATCGATCTCAATGATGTAGAAAATGTTCGAGCCAATGGGGAAAAGCTTCGAGAACGACTTAACGAAGGTTCTCTCCCTTATGATGCTTGCTGGTCGGACGAGCTAATCGATCTGTTTGAGCGCTGGATAGATAGCGGTATGGAGAATTGA
- a CDS encoding catalase: protein MKLFTEYPEKDERNYYDLVADQVMLQMDQLYKDEERALRDTHTKTHASVEGNLEIFDFDEQSIKTELAKRTRLTQEQLNGISLKQGLFATPKQYPVQLRFANGRTKVENDYVSDTRSMSVKVIDVEGESLEQSYEPNTQDIIVQNAKIFFIKTIKDYYEFFGSIVDSEQASQKWLRSHPRQLLALVKVTARTPKSLLTERYWSGSAYALGLKPDFDQSQPGLVPVDYPAVIKYAFTPVSCQPPHQSMGYQSRPGIPKLPFFDRAKALGLDESKPDNYYRDELIEQLSKTDALYCWDFGIQFQTNPKMSIDDVTIRWSEKKSPFFTVGRLTVKHQIIDFDQQYDSAENLRFSPWNGLVVHRPVGALNRLRNVVYPIVAKYRYQKRGLNY, encoded by the coding sequence ATGAAGCTATTTACAGAATATCCCGAAAAGGACGAACGAAACTATTACGACCTTGTAGCCGATCAAGTCATGCTTCAGATGGATCAGCTTTACAAGGATGAAGAACGGGCTTTGCGAGACACCCATACCAAAACCCACGCTTCGGTGGAGGGAAACCTAGAAATTTTTGATTTTGATGAACAGAGCATTAAGACTGAACTAGCGAAACGAACTCGGCTTACTCAAGAGCAACTGAATGGGATTTCCCTCAAGCAAGGACTTTTTGCGACACCGAAACAATATCCTGTTCAGCTGCGATTTGCCAATGGGCGAACAAAGGTTGAAAACGACTATGTCTCAGACACACGCTCAATGTCTGTGAAAGTGATTGATGTTGAAGGAGAAAGCCTAGAACAAAGCTACGAACCAAACACTCAAGATATTATTGTTCAAAATGCCAAGATCTTTTTTATCAAAACCATCAAAGATTATTATGAATTCTTTGGCTCCATAGTTGACTCAGAGCAAGCTTCCCAGAAGTGGCTCAGGAGTCATCCCAGGCAATTGCTAGCCCTAGTTAAAGTAACAGCTCGAACCCCAAAGAGTTTATTAACGGAACGGTATTGGAGTGGTTCTGCTTATGCCCTTGGACTCAAACCAGATTTTGATCAGTCTCAACCGGGCTTAGTTCCTGTTGACTATCCCGCTGTGATCAAATATGCGTTCACCCCTGTTTCATGCCAGCCTCCCCATCAAAGCATGGGATATCAGTCCCGACCAGGTATTCCCAAACTTCCCTTCTTCGATCGCGCCAAGGCTCTGGGATTGGATGAAAGCAAACCGGACAATTACTATCGAGACGAGCTGATCGAACAACTATCGAAAACCGATGCCCTTTATTGCTGGGACTTTGGCATCCAATTCCAAACCAACCCGAAAATGTCCATCGATGATGTCACAATTCGTTGGAGTGAGAAGAAGTCACCATTTTTTACCGTTGGTCGCCTTACAGTCAAGCATCAGATCATCGATTTTGACCAACAATACGACTCTGCTGAAAACCTGCGATTTTCCCCGTGGAATGGCTTAGTAGTTCATCGTCCTGTGGGAGCTCTCAACCGGCTCCGTAATGTAGTTTATCCGATTGTGGCTAAGTATCGTTATCAAAAACGGGGACTCAACTACTAG